The Antedon mediterranea chromosome 11, ecAntMedi1.1, whole genome shotgun sequence genome window below encodes:
- the LOC140063258 gene encoding ribitol 5-phosphate transferase FKRP-like, with product MRLSHRWQKVLVLFTVLNFLFMIYLLSRKQCDPAFLDNHHADERRLSAEQDNQVQLYRDEPEPRKRNDGDDDDESDDITFIFREFEFEDNCISKSDQNIAEHFPNSNILIVTDRKPYPPLFNLNKRTKIVTLLNEPHRNIAESRPENYILTKYVVIVPDGIKFFSDSKLKSFVNAFKELENTKEDVKIGAAGLEQLSEREKEASCENLRFDYQNWTLHYSYSYKETCDSIRGNHVVVMRTSNFHLLSAPYARPILNSLYIQANLHKWKVHFFKDIKFYIDDCHSRDDQIAYRKQQNEVMRLRNIYKQFGVKLVIHSDNVHNWYGCSKTSDRCFDTVYNDMPEYLYENHWTPPCCMKALRETAKHVFQILDDLDIRYWLEGGSLLGAARHKGIIPWDYDVDIGIYLEDVDKISYLQAVKNGGGVTDDQDYVWEKAWPHEGDYFRVQYSSTNHLHVDIWPFYSRDGIMTKDFWFEDHKQDKEFPEHFLLPLVTLEFEGMQVKAPNNHRQFLELKFGNGVIENAQYPQPNRIQMAKVEEEN from the coding sequence ATGCGTTTGTCGCATAGATGGCAGAAGgttcttgttttgtttacagTCTTAAATTTTCTATTTATGATCTATCTATTATCGAGGAAACAATGTGACCCTGCATTTTTGGACAACCATCACGCGGATGAAAGGCGTTTGTCAGCCGAACAAGATAACCAGGTTCAGCTATATCGTGATGAGCCTGAGCCTAGGAAACGTAATGAtggtgacgatgatgatgaatcAGATGATATAACTTTCATATTTAgagaatttgaatttgaagatAATTGTATTAGTAAGAGTGATCAGAACATTGCTGAGCATTTTCCAAActcaaatattttaattgtgaCTGACCGTAAACCGTACCCACCGTTATTTAACTTAAATAAAAGGACAAAAATAGTGACGTTACTAAATGAACCACACCGTAATATTGCTGAATCAAGACctgaaaattatatattaacaaaatatgtagTTATCGTACCGGATGGTATCAAATTTTTTTCTGATTCtaagttaaaaagttttgtaaatGCATTTAAGGAGTTAGAGAATACGAAAGAAGATGTTAAAATTGGAGCGGCTGGATTGGAACAACTATCAGAACGTGAAAAAGAAGCATCTTGTGAAAATCTTAGATTTGATTATCAAAATTGGACACTTCATTATAGTTACTCGTACAAAGAAACATGTGATTCTATACGTGGGAATCACGTTGTCGTGATGAGGACGAGCAATTTTCACCTGCTAAGCGCCCCCTATGCACGTcctattttaaatagtttatatatACAAGCTAATCTTCATAAATGGAAGGTAcacttttttaaagatataaaatTTTACATCGATGATTGCCATAGTCGTGACGACCAAATAGCGTACagaaaacaacaaaatgaaGTAATGCGTTTGCGCaacatttacaaacaatttgGTGTCAAACTCGTCATTCACAGCGACAATGTTCACAATTGGTATGGTTGCAGTAAAACGAGCGATCGTTGTTTTGATACGGTTTACAACGACATGCCAGAATACTTATACGAGAATCATTGGACACCCCCGTGTTGTATGAAAGCGTTAAGAGAAACTGCTAAACACGTTTTTCAAATTCTCGATGACTTGGATATTCGGTATTGGCTAGAAGGCGGAAGCTTGCTTGGCGCCGCACGACATAAAGGAATTATCCCGTGGGATTATGATGTTGATATAGGAATTTACCTTGAAGACGTCGATAAAATTTCATATCTTCAAGCGGTTAAAAACGGGGGTGGCGTCACAGACGACCAGGACTATGTATGGGAGAAAGCATGGCCTCACGAGGGGGACTATTTCCGTGTTCAATATAGTTCAACCAATCATCTTCATGTTGATATATGGCCATTTTATTCTAGGGATGGCATCATGACTAAAGACTTCTGGTTTGAGGATCATAAACAGGATAAGGAATTCCCAGAACACTTCCTCTTGCCGCTTGTGACTCTAGAGTTTGAAGGAATGCAAGTAAAAGCACCCAACAATCATAGACAATTTTTAGAATTGAAATTTGGTAATGGAGTAATTGAAAATGCACAATATCCTCAACCAAACAGGATTCAAATGGCCAAGGTTGAAGAAGAAAACTAA